One region of bacterium genomic DNA includes:
- a CDS encoding sialidase family protein, protein MSRIRGIFLLCAFVYLSLAAGGPARAQEVTFGSPRDIAEIGFSGLAQFANGFTLNRFAINANGTLEAAILGVDSSQDPQELPMLSVSFAQDQGAFLPPIVLSGEDNVVELIASVEMDSANNLHAFSSRVENGGSDAPQMNVVNSNSDATVVGDPIPLAPGTEPDFAQLFSNTTIDAEDNLHVVFSTLSPDTSDFTGPLYYVRSGDGGATWSPPKPVVGVSGSQSNNFIYPSVAAGADGETVVVSYFDANQNQIRAAKSSDGGASFPTNEEVFQYPAQPPTVFSKVAMDAAGKIYVAYSGDVDDDPANAEVLLSTSTDGASYGQPVTVNQEPTNFEGPIVNMAVDSRGRIDVIWHSDPDGDDLTQALNFARSTDGGATFSSPVTIATAPDGQLAMNGGIRHDRWGHVFVDVIYAQFDLMTGGSVHMVVGTPDDLGAPENCGDSSDNDYDGAVDCDDTECEGDAACVDDSGIGGEAEGGGCSISGHSSKLGWAALFPATGLLLLLLQRRKARASSRA, encoded by the coding sequence TTGCGCATTCGTCTATCTAAGCCTAGCCGCGGGCGGTCCGGCTCGGGCCCAAGAAGTGACTTTCGGGTCGCCGCGCGATATCGCCGAGATCGGCTTCTCCGGACTCGCTCAATTCGCGAATGGCTTCACTTTGAACCGTTTCGCGATCAACGCCAACGGGACGCTTGAAGCGGCCATCTTAGGGGTCGATAGCAGTCAGGACCCTCAGGAGCTGCCGATGCTCTCGGTGAGCTTCGCTCAGGACCAAGGCGCCTTCCTGCCGCCCATCGTCCTGTCCGGCGAGGACAACGTCGTCGAGCTGATCGCCTCGGTCGAAATGGACAGCGCCAATAACCTCCACGCCTTTAGCTCAAGGGTGGAAAATGGCGGATCGGACGCGCCTCAAATGAACGTGGTGAACAGCAACAGCGATGCCACCGTGGTCGGCGATCCGATCCCCCTCGCGCCGGGCACCGAGCCCGATTTCGCCCAGCTCTTCTCGAACACGACGATCGACGCCGAGGACAACCTCCATGTCGTCTTCTCCACGCTGTCTCCCGACACTTCCGATTTCACCGGCCCGCTTTACTACGTGCGCAGCGGCGACGGCGGCGCGACCTGGTCCCCGCCCAAACCGGTGGTCGGCGTTTCAGGCTCCCAGTCCAATAACTTCATTTATCCGTCGGTGGCGGCCGGCGCTGACGGCGAAACCGTCGTGGTCAGCTATTTCGACGCCAACCAGAACCAAATTAGGGCCGCCAAGAGCAGCGACGGCGGGGCATCTTTCCCCACGAACGAGGAAGTCTTCCAATATCCGGCCCAACCCCCCACGGTCTTCAGCAAAGTGGCCATGGACGCCGCGGGCAAGATTTACGTCGCCTACTCCGGCGATGTCGACGACGACCCTGCCAACGCCGAGGTCCTGCTGTCGACCAGCACCGACGGAGCCAGCTATGGCCAGCCGGTCACGGTCAACCAGGAACCCACCAATTTCGAGGGCCCGATCGTCAACATGGCGGTGGACTCGCGCGGGCGAATCGACGTCATTTGGCATTCCGATCCCGACGGCGACGATTTGACGCAGGCCTTGAATTTCGCCCGCAGCACCGACGGCGGAGCGACTTTCTCATCGCCCGTCACCATCGCGACCGCTCCCGATGGGCAACTGGCGATGAACGGCGGCATTCGCCACGATAGGTGGGGCCACGTTTTCGTCGACGTTATATACGCCCAATTCGATTTGATGACCGGCGGCTCGGTCCACATGGTGGTTGGGACCCCCGATGACCTGGGAGCCCCCGAGAATTGCGGCGACAGCTCCGACAACGACTACGACGGCGCGGTCGATTGCGACGACACCGAATGCGAGGGCGACGCGGCCTGCGTCGACGACAGCGGAATCGGCGGCGAAGCCGAAGGCGGCGGCTGCTCGATTTCGGGACATTCGTCGAAGCTGGGCTGGGCTGCTCTCTTCCCGGCCACCGGGCTCTTGCTCCTGCTGCTGCAAAGGAGGAAGGCTCGGGCCTCTTCCAGAGCTTAG